The following coding sequences are from one Odontesthes bonariensis isolate fOdoBon6 chromosome 10, fOdoBon6.hap1, whole genome shotgun sequence window:
- the abhd6b gene encoding monoacylglycerol lipase ABHD6b, translated as MAAELDVVNLFIIAGGTLAIPILAFLASFLLWPSVLIKVYYWYWRRTLGLQVRHADCGGYRFCFSYRGKPGMRPSILMLHGFSAHKDTWLTVVKYLPKHLHIVCVDMPGHEGTTRTNSEDYSIQGQVKRIHQFVETVRLNRKPFHLVGTSMGGNVAGVYAACYPSEICSMTLICPDGIKHPCETKFDNHLQDLEHSNYTLSIPLIPTTPEEMEDMFRLCSHVRFKIPQQILQGLVDVREPHNTFYEEVFMEIVVEKSRYALQEHLHLITAPLQVIWGKQDQVVDVSGAQVIAEMLPGCRVDLLDNCGHSVAMEKPCRTAKLILEFIISQQNARSGTKKST; from the exons ATGGCAGCTGAGCTAGATGTGGTGAACTTGTTTATCATTGCTGGAGGAACACTGGCTATTCCCATCCTGGCTTTTCTGGCTTCCTTCCTCCTCTGGCCATCTGTGCTCATTAAAGTCTATTACTG GTACTGGAGGAGGACTCTGGGCCTGCAGGTACGCCACGCAGACTGCGGTGGCTATCGCTTCTGTTTCTCCTACAGAGGAAAGCCTGGGATGAGACCTTCCATCTTAATGCTTCATGGCTTCTCTGCTCACAAAGACACATGGCTGACTGTTGTCAAG TATTTACCAAAACATCTGCACATTGTGTGTGTGGACATGCCTGGCCACGAAGGAACAACACGCACTAACTCGGAGGATTATTCAATACAAGGGCAGGTCAAAAGGATCCATCAG TTTGTGGAAACCGTTCGCTTAAACAGGAAACCATTCCATCTGGTCGGAACCTCCATGGGGGGAAACGTAGCGGGGGTTTACGCAGCCTGCTATCCCTCAGAAATCTGTAGCATGACTCTCATTTGTCCAGACG GTATAAAACATCCATGTGAGACCAAATTCGACAATCACCTGCAGGACCTGGAACacagcaactacacactgagcATCCCGCTGATCCCCACCACGCCCGAAGAGATGGAGGACatgttcagactgtgttcacaCGTCCGCTTTAAAATTCCTCAGCAG ATTCTTCAAGGACTCGTCGATGTCCGGGAACCTCACAACACGTTCTACGAGGAAG TTTTTATGGAGATTGTTGTTGAGAAATCAAGATATGCCTTACAGGAGCACTTACATCTCATTACTGCACCTTTACAAGTGATATGGGGCAAACAAGATCAG GTGGTGGATGTCTCTGGAGCACAAGTCATTGCAGAGATGTTGCCTGGATGCAGAGTGGACCTGCTGGATAACTGTGGCCACTCTGTGGCGATGGAGAAGCCTTGTCGAACAGCCAAACTTATCCTGGAGTTTATCATCTCGCAGCAAAATGCCAGGAGTGGCACAAAGAAGTCTACTTGA